Part of the Numenius arquata chromosome 5, bNumArq3.hap1.1, whole genome shotgun sequence genome is shown below.
TGAGGTCCCGGTCGGCCAGCTTGAGCTGCACGGCCGACCAGCAGAACATGTTGATGCTGGCGTAGAGGAGGGTGAAGGCGCAGAGCACCACCACCGTGCCCACCCGGCTGAAGTTCTTCTCGATGTTGTCGGGCAGGTGGGTACCGCTCCGCCAGAACTGCACCCAGGGCAAGAAGAAGACCACCAGCAGGTTGGCCAGGGCAATGGGGATGATCCAGTGCTTGAAGACGGTGCTGAAGAGCACAAGGACGGCCACCCGGGTGGAGATCTCCAGGCTGCGCCACAGCACAATGCAGAGGAAGGCCAGCGGCCTCAGCTGGACCTTGTAGTCATCGTACTTGACCTGGATGGCCAGGACGTTGCAGACGAGCGCTCCGTAGGTGACCGACACCAGGCAGATGCCCATGAGGACGGCTGCagaaggagaaggcagggaggTCAGGCAGTGCTGGGGACCGGGCTGTGTGCCCGGCCTCTCTGCTGCCCAGGGTGCAAAGTGTGGGGTGCCAGCCCTGGGAGTGAAGTGTGGGGTGACAACCCTAGGTGGAAAGCTTGGGGTACCAACCCTGGGTGTGAAGTATGGGGTGACAACCCTGGCTGCAAAGCGTGGGGTGCCAAGCCCCGGGGCCTGCAGCAAGATTctcactgggcactgctgggacAGCTCATGGCTGGTGGTGACAGACCCCGTGACGGGGTGGTTGCgggggcagctgcaggcagcaggaggcTCCGCTCCCAGATTTTCTCCCTAAACCAATAAACCAGGAGCCTCTGCCAAACTGGGGCCATTCCTGTGCTAGGACCCCCCCTGCCCTATGCAAGAAATGCTGCTCAAGGGGGAATGGGGCACGGTCCGTGCTGTGAGCACCCCTCTGCCCAAACCTGGACCAAGAGCCACCCCACCGTAGCGTAGGTGGGCACAGAGGGCAAGGTCTGGGCTCCCAGTACGGCCAAGAAAGCAGGTTGGCAAGGGCAGCTCCTTCACGCCTGGTTCATCAGCATTCCAGATTGGGATTTAAAAGCTATCTCTGGCACATCCAGCCCCTGAGCACACAAACACCCCGGCAGCAGCTGAGGGAGCCTGGGAGCGCTGGGCTGGGAGCTCTGGCTGTTGGGAAAGGCTCAGAAATAGATCCAACAGAGGGAACATGGGGAAGCCAGAGCCGGGAAAACTCAGTAACGAATGCGAACGGGAGCAGCCCGGGGCAGGGGCATGACATCTCCATGGGACAGAGCAGTGGGTGGGTGGCACGGCTCCGTAGGGCAGATGTCTGCAAGCACCGAGCCTTGGTCACGGCCAgctcttcccaccctcccagcCTCACTCCAAGCTGGAAAGCGGAGCGCTGGGGGTGGGAAAAGCAACCCAGGGGACAGAGGAGTGTAAAAACTCTGTGGGCCGTCCCCCACATGTAGGGGAGTCTGGTGGCAAGTCCCCAGAGATTTGTCCAGGTGCCACACCGGCACATGTGGCTCAGGAGCTGCCGCCATGCCCTGGTGGGGTCCTGCCTGCACGGCCCCCGGGAAGCCCCCGTGCCAGGCACCCTTACCTCGGGCGGCAGGGACATACTTCTCCAGGATGCTGATGTAGAGCTGGAGGGTGAGCTGTGGGGTGGAGCCCAGGAAGGCCTGGATGACGGCCATGCGCTTGAAGGCGTTGCGGTGGGTGGCCAGCCGGCGGACCGAGTGgcccacctcctgctccatctcCACCTCGTAGCCATTCCGCAGCCGCCGCTTGCGGGTGATGGTGACGTAgggctcctcctccttccccgacCAGCAGTACACCACCAGGGCCTCCATGCACCTGTAGGGATGTGTCAACCATCACCCCGCCagcctccccgctgccccccagacccactcccagcacctccagccccccCTTGCCTGGTTGCCAACCagaccctgctcctgctgggtgCAGCCCAGCTGATTTGGGCCACTGTTCAGCCGTGCTGTGGCCAATCCCTGGCCCTGGGGCACACCAGGACCTCAGGGATGCCTGGTGGCCACTCCTCTGCTGCGGCATTCAGGGTTAGAGGGacaaccacagccccagggaggggtgCACCAACTGCTGGAAGAGGTGCAGCATCCAGGGTATGGGAACTGTAGCTCTGCTGGGAGCTAGAGCTCCAGGAAGGGGTTAATCACCCTCAGGCTCTGTTTTCCCCACTGGCACGAAACTCATCTCTTCCTCTAAGCAAGAGAAACTTTCTGATCTCGTCTTTGATCTCTCCTCTTGAGCAGAAGTCTTCTACGCTTCCTTCTTGGTGGGGACAGCAGGAAGGAGAGCGCAGGGTGAAGCCGAGTGTGACACGGGCAGATAAGGCAGCGCTtccgcagccccttccctgcagggGCACCCACatctgcagggaagggaggcaggTTTCTCCCACGCTGCTCCCCCTTGCAAGGCCAACAGGACCCCAGCTGTGAGGAGGGTGTGTGTGGGCCACGGGCCATCAGCAGAGGAGGGCCCATCCAACCGGCTTGGCTCCCGCCTGGGGACAAGCTGGCTCGGCGACCAACAGGACGTAATTATTTACGAGCATTCATTAGGACAGCAGACCTCACTCTGTTTCAGCCCCAAATGGAATGAGGTTTTTGGGGATAAATTCTCTTGCCAGATCAGGCCAGCGTTTATGGCTCGTTGCAAACTCTGATGGGAAAACAGTTTCATCCAAAGGGCCTGGCTTCAAGGGCCATTCCAGCTGGCTCCTGATGCTCTGCCAGACCTCCTCAGCAGGCTGGGCTCCATCTCCAGCAAGCGGCCAAGCACCATCGCAACCATCTCAGATGGCTGTGGTCAGTGCTGTGAGAGGTGTGACACCACTGTGGGCCAAGGTGGACCCACAGCCCTTCCAATGGCTGCTGGTGCCGAGGTGAGGCTCCCTGGCCGCCTCTGATGATGAGCCGTGGTGACGGGGACAACCCCGGCACCCTGCTGGTTTCCGGTGATGGAGGAAGCCCGGTGAAGGCCGTGGTGTTTTCTGTCAGCTCTGCAGTTACGGCGCACCCCAAAGTGTGGCTGCTGGCTTGCCCTCGGGGACGGAGCTCTGCAGAGAtggtggctctgccctggccccccCGCCCCGAACCTCCTGCATGCTCCTGCCGAGCGGGATGGCCAGGGTGACGGTGACGGCAGCCCGGGGAGGCACCGCAGCATTCCCAAGGAGtgagagatcagcacctctctGGCTTGTGCAACATCCACCCCCTCACCCTCCTCGCCCCAGCAGGGTCTGGTGGCCTCCCAAACCCCAtgccagccccactcctgcacccagctcctctcctccataTCCCataccccccacccctcccaggcCTGTGGAGACCTTTTCTGGGGGGCAGGACCCCTTGCTCCTGTTCACCCTCAAGTCCCCGCAGCTGGGGTTTGCATCTGTGCCCCCAGCCTAAGCCAAACGATGGCAAAACCCAAAGGCAGAGGGAAACGCTGGCTGCAGAAAGCAACCATGTGAAGAGCCcttaaagcagcagagatgcaacaGGCTGGGAGAGCCGAGTCCTGCCGGGAGCGGGGGTCCAGCgggcaggagaggaggcagcaccCCCCCAGCAGGACCGCGGCCCTGCTGCGGAGGGTTGGCCGAGCAGAAGACCCCCGGGAGCAGCAGTGTCCCCCGGGAGGAAGGGGacgggggagggtggggggatggcaggagcagctctgggcaCGCCGGGGTTTACAGCACGGACAGATTTCTGCTGACAGACGGTGCTCGGAGCGCTCCGCCCTGCACGGCCCCGCTCCCTGCTCGCACCCGGTGCCCGCGGGACCTGCGGGGGGTccccgcatccctgacggggtcCCCGCATCCCTGCTGAGGGTCCCTGTATCCCTGCCGGGGGTCCCCGCATCCCTGCCGGGGGTCCCTGTATCCCTGCCGGGGGTCCCCGCATCCCTGCCGGGGGTCCCCTCGTCCCTGCCGGGGGTCCCCTCGTCCCTGCCGGCATCCCCGCATCCCATGCTGGGGGTCCTTGCATCCCTGACGGGGGTCCCCTCGTCCCTGCCGGCATCCCCGCGTCCCATGCTGGGGGTCCCCGCATCCCTGCCGGCGTCCCCGCGTCCCACGCCGGGTGTCCCCGCATCCCCTGCCGCGCTCACCTGATGATGGGCCCGAGCTGGAGCAAGTGCATGAGGAGGACGAGGGGGCGGTCGCGGCTGAGGTCGCGGTGGACGAAGATGAGGGTGAGCTGCACCAGGACGGAGGGGCAGAGCACGAAGAAGACGGTGAGCGCCAGCCAGAAGCGGTCGTCGGAGTGGCCGTAGGAGAGGCAGAGGACGgcggccgccgccccctccccgca
Proteins encoded:
- the XKRX gene encoding XK-related protein 2, giving the protein MDGPSGGCPPAATAAPSRAKLPLGIVFSTALFCGEGAAAAVLCLSYGHSDDRFWLALTVFFVLCPSVLVQLTLIFVHRDLSRDRPLVLLMHLLQLGPIIRCMEALVVYCWSGKEEEPYVTITRKRRLRNGYEVEMEQEVGHSVRRLATHRNAFKRMAVIQAFLGSTPQLTLQLYISILEKYVPAARAVLMGICLVSVTYGALVCNVLAIQVKYDDYKVQLRPLAFLCIVLWRSLEISTRVAVLVLFSTVFKHWIIPIALANLLVVFFLPWVQFWRSGTHLPDNIEKNFSRVGTVVVLCAFTLLYASINMFCWSAVQLKLADRDLIDKSQNWGRLAVYYVARLAENTALVILWYFFKTDVYENICTPLLVVQLLLGYCLGIYFMLLFFQYLHPCRQLFHHNVADFLHCVCCRRRPPGTPLCLQAPYEPGVRHSIV